The region TATCAGAGCTGGGGCAAGAGTTCCCATCAGCTAACTCCTAGCCTGATGTTCTTTACTTGCCACATGAGTATGTGTACCCAAAGCAGAGGTCACATGGGGGAAGGGAGCTGAGAAAAGAAAACCGAGATAGTCTTTGCAAAGCCTGATTGAACCGTAGGCTAAGGCACCAAGACTGCCCTGTAGGCTCGCTTCCCTGAGGCCAGATGTCCCTTCTGGAATTCCGCCCTGCCTCTCTCCATTGCAGTTGCGTGGTGGCTGCTGGCAGTTACTGTTGGCAGTATTGTCCTCAGGCAAACCCTGCTCTCCTGCCTGTGGCTCTCTTTCCTCAGCTACATTTCTGGCTTCGCCATCCTGATCCTTAACTGTTATCCTCTCCAGCTTGATGCTGTCCTGACCACTAAGCACTGATGCCCTTTGTCCCTGAGAACACCTGCTTATTTCCTGGAAGCAAGTTGAAGACAGAATCCTTATCCTGCTGGTGTTGGagataggggtgtgtgtgtgagtgtgtgtgtgtgtgtgtgtgtgtgtgtaaatgggggcaatatatactattttttatgttttaagaagaatgttttatgtctttatgttttatattttaagaaaacataaaaatagtttatattttatagtaggttttaagcactttacatacattatctaatCTAATAACCTTGAAAAGTTCATATTATagtccctgttttatagatgacgCTTGGGGAGATTGGGGAGGTTGAATAACTTGCATAAGATAAGTGTCGAAACCTGGATTCATGAGATTGAATAACTTGCATACGTGTCGaaacctggattcaaacccagtccAGCTGGCTCCAGAGGCTCAGTGCTTTACACTGTGCTGTACACCCTGTGTGATTTTACTCTGAGCTAATTAAACAGGGTTTGCCCTACTGAAGGTGGTAGAATTGGAAAGCTGCAGGACTTCCGTCTCTGGCTTCAGATTGTGTTTCGTGACATGGAACCTGCCATTTATTGGTGCGGAGTAAATGTGGAATCAACGCAAACAAAAGGTTTGAGATCTTTTCTGTGCTGTGTCCACTTGAAGCATATTCCACCAGCTGGACTTTGCTGGTTTTGTGTCTGATATTACCTTACAGAAGAGGAGCAGGGCCATATCTCGCACTTGGGAAGGGACAGGCTGAGGGGTCTGCCTAAAGGGAGGGAGCGTTTTGAACAAGGGAGTTATAAATTGTTTTGAGATGTAAGACACATTAAGCCAAGTCAGATCCCTCAAGTACTACTTTTAAAAGCCTTCATAAACAATGTCTAGGCAATCAAAACAAAGTAATTATTCAGGTAATTTAGACACTTCTCTGTCGGGTTGGCATTGGGGCCTGGTCATTCTGGTTTCATGAGTCCTCCAAAGGAATCCAGAAATTAAAAGATCAGTTAATAATTTTATCAATAGATCCCATCTCCTCTGACAACAAGCCTGCTGAGGCACctgtttatctctttttaaaaattaatttatttatttttggctgcattgggtcttcgttgctgagcacgggctttctctagttgtggcgagcggggctactcctcgttttggtgtgcgggcttctcatcgcgggggcttctctttgttgcggagcacaggctcgaggtgcatgggcttcagtagttgtggcacacgggcttcagtagttgtggttcgtgggctctagagcgcaggctcagtagttgtggcgcacgggcttagttgctccttggcatgtgggatcctcccggaccagggatcgaacctgtgtcccctgcattgacagagagattcttaaccactgcgccactatgCAAGTCCCTGTTTATCTCTTAACCTTGGCTGGGCACTCCCGAGATGGATGTGAAGAAATAGTATCTAGCCCAGGGAGTGAAGAGCCCCAGCTTCAGTGGGGTTCTGGCCTTTCATCTGTTGCCACCACTTTCGCCTAAAAGCAACAGTTGTGGGGCTTGAGGTAGGTAAATGTAGGTGGTAGGGAACATGTAGTtgttaatgtaaatgaaaatgttGATGGGAAAGTGTAGTCTGTAAAATCACCCATTTTGTACCCCTCTTCGCACCCTCCTTTCCCAAGGTATGGCCGTATACCTTGCCCCATTGCCTAGGCCCCAGCTACCCGTGCCGCAGGGCtagtgggatcttaattcccccaccAGGCATTGGCCCAGGTCCTCAGGCAGTGAAAGCGGGGAGTCCTCACCAACCACTGGGCAGCTGGGGAACTTCACCGCTCCCTCCCCCTCTCATCACTTTGCCTAGGTCTTTGTAAGACCTGGCTTTGCGGGGAATTAATTGCCTTGGTATCCTAGAGCCAAGAGGATGTCAGATTCTTTTCTGCATAGATAAGTCTGAGGCCAAGAAAGGACACGACTGGAGTGAAATAATATAGCTAGTGTCGCTGTTGCATTTTTCTTCCCAAACCCCCACTGCATATACAGTGAGGACTCAGTAAATGTCGACCGTATGTAAGGGCTTAGGGAAAGCAAAAATATCCCCAGAATTTGGCTAATTTGGACCTCCAACCTATCAACTGTATCCTACCTGTTTGGGGGGAAAACCACGCACGCCGTTTCCCTGACAACTGAACACCTCCCGACACCTACTCGGGAAAGGAAGCGGGAGGGAGCTAGTGTACCCCCAGGCTTTTCGGAAGGGCTCCATGGGAAGAAGGGCTGGCAGGAGGCCCCAGAAGGTTGGGCTGCAGAAGGTCGCGTGCGTGAAATCCCGCTTCCGGTCGGAAGGAAGGGCGGAGCTTTGGGTCTCAGTGGACACCGGCTTCTCCTAGCAACCTGTTAGGCGTTGAGCAGAGCCGCTGGAGCAATGGACGAAGAGAGCCTCCTATTGTCTCTGGAGCTGGCGTCCGGTAGTGGGCAGGGCCTCAGCCCGGACCATCGGGCCTCACTGCTCACTTCCCTTATGCTGGTTAAACGCGACTACCGCTTCGATCGGGTCCTTTTCTGGGGCCGCATCCTAGGCCTCGTCGCCGATTACTACATCGCGCAGGGCCTGAGCGAGGACCAGCTCGCACCGCGCAAGACCCTGTACAGGTGGAGGCGGCGCCCGGGCTGGCTGAGGCCACAGGGGGATACTGAGGAGCCGGGGGCTAGCGAGGGCTGGGAAGGGGTGGGTGCGAGGTAGGATCGAAAGGGGTGAGGTCCAGGAAGCGAGTGGGCGAGGTCCTCCCTGGGAGGACACGTGGGGAGGGGCGCCAGAGAAACTTAAGAGACTGGTGGGTTTATAATGGAAGTGTGGCAAGAACGGAGGCAGGGCAAGATGAAAGTTTCTGGAGAATGAAGACCCAGAGTAGACGTCAGGTGGTGGACCTGCTTTTTCAAAGAGTTCAGTTTGGAGAAGGGTCAGAAGCCTTGAGGGGTGGTGGGGAGCTGTTTGGAAGTGGGTACTGAAGCATCTTCGGTGGAGGTGTTGGCTCACAGGAGGCACTCTAGGAAGTAGTGAACGAATGTGGAATGGGAGAGAAGGGATTTAGAACTGAAGAAATTTCCCTGGACAGTGCCATACAGGACCATCCAGCCTCCTCTTTTTGATTACCCCTGACGATGGGGAGCTCACCATCTTACAAGCATTCCGTTGAGGCCGCAGGAAGTTGGAGActtcatttatctatctatgcaTCAATCCAACATTGATTGGACGTATCCTGTGCTGGACTTGGGGTTAAAAAGATGGCTAAGACTCACCCCTATCTCCAAGTTATTCACATCCTAGGAAGGGAGACCAATGGGTAACCCAACAATTACAGCAAAGTGTCTTAAAACTGGGACAGAGGTGTACACAAAGAGGTGCCAGGGTGGGACATTCTCCTAGAGAGTAATTAGATAAGATTACTGAGATCTGAGAGATGATCTGGAGTTCTCCAGGAAAGTGTGGGGGACAGGCATGCCAGTTAGAGGGAACAACTGCAAGCTTACTGGCTTGAGCTGGCTTTGGGTGTTTTGGGAGAACAGTGGGCAGACAAACATGGCAGTGGCAGCCTAGGGTGTTATGTTGAACTGGATGGAGAGGCCAAGGGGTTTGAACTTTGTCCTCAGGCTATGGGGAGCCACTGAGGGCCTTTAATCAAGAAGAGCCTGCTCAGACCTGAGTGGGTAGAATGGTCTGGAAGTGGGTGAGCATTTGGAAGTCTGTTGCAGTGTCCAGATGAAGGGGGACTGAAAGGAGGAGGTAGCTGAGGGAATAGAGGGGAGGGATTGGAAAGATTTAAGTGGTAGACGTGGCGGGACTTGTGACTAAATGGGGAAAGGTGAAGAAGAGGTCAAGGTTGACCCTTCCTTCCAGCTTAGGCAGCTGGGTAAGTGCTGGTGCCCCCCACTGGGAGAGAATTCAGGAGGTACTAGGGAAGGCCTAGTGAATTTGGTGTGAGGTGCCTATGGGGCAGGGTGGTAAGGAGGCATAGTAAAGTACAGATCTGGAGTCCAGAAGAAAAATTTGGACTGAAGATAGAGATTTGAGACTCACTCTGTTCcaatcagtttttatttctttggcacctagtatgtgccaggcattgatcTGGGCATAGGGAATTCACTGTGAAAAGAGACAAAGTCCTtgtcttcatggagtttacattttagtgtgtatgtgggggaggggagacagacaataaataaacatacacatatactgcATACACTTAGCATTGGTGCTAAAGGAGACAGAGAATACAGGATGGGGTACTATTATAAATAGTAACATTTGAGAAGAGACCTGAAGCAACTGAGAGAGTAAGCTGTGTGTTTATCTccgggaaaagcattccaggcaagtgcaaaggccctgaggcaggtgtGTGCTTAGTGTAGTGTGGAACCCTGAAGAGGCTAGTGTGGCTAGAGAGGAGTGAGTGAGGGGGACTACTGCAGGACATGAGGTCAGAGAGGGGCCGAGACAATTGTGTAGGGCCCTGTGGGGCACTGTAAGGACTTGGCTCAATGGGAAGTCACTGGAAGGTTCTGCACAGAGACATGATCTGGCTTAGGTTTTAACAGCTGGGTGGGGACTAGACTGAAAGGGGAGCAGGTGTGGACTTGGGGAGACCGGTTAGGAAGCTACTGCAATATCTGGGCAAGAGTAGATGGTGGCTTGGACAAGGGTGgaagcagtggaggtggtgagaggtGGCTGGATTCTGGATGTCAACTAGGGAGTAGCTGGGGTTCTAGGGGTCAGGTAGGTGAGACTGTGGAGAGAAAAGAGCAGTGAGAATAGATCCTTGGAAGTACTTAAGgcactggaggagggagaagggagatgtCAAAGGAAATAGAAACGGAGATGCATTTGTTGGCTTTTAGGTCCCATGGATGAccttctttggagcagtttcttgGGGTGCCAGGGGCAGAATCATGGTGCAGTGGTCAAAGAGTGaaagtgagggagaggaagggctgCCACAGAGCAAATTGTTCTCGATTATGGTTCAGAGTTGGGGAAGaagagggcaggacaggaaagggGCATTTTCTAGAGGGGCATGGGTTTGAGGGCTGTCGTTTTATAAAGCTGGGGCGTTTTCATGTTGTGAAGGAGCCAGTGGAGAGTGAAGGGAGGAAACGTGAGCAGAGAGCAGGCTGGGGACGCAGGCCCCACGTGGAtgagggaggagtgggaggaTATCCCATCCTGGCAGGAtgtgagaaagaagggaagaccTCAGAGGAGGAGAGCTTCTTGAGCCTGGGCTGGGCTTTCCTGAGAAGTGGGGGGAGATGGCCATGCTGTCAGCTCAGCAGGCAGGCTGAGCATGAATTTGGGGCCCACAGGAGCAGAGGCACCTGCAACTGAGGAAAGTTCAGCTTCCAGAAACTCATCTGGGACCTCACAGTCCAGATATCTATCTAGGAAGAAGCTCTTGGAATCTTGGCATACTGaagcttttaaaagataaagctgAATTTCATCACATGTGGGGTGGGGTGCACCACAGGCACTTAGTGCTTCTTAGGGGAAAGATGTGACTCCCAACAGCTCTTCTTGGGCCTCACCTCTCTTGAGAAGGGGCGGGGGCAGGAAGCTGGAGTGAGAGGGGAGTTAGAATTGGGGTGATGAGGATGTTGTTGGCAGCCTGAACTGCATGGAGTGGAGCCTCCTGCCCCCTGCCACGGAGGAGATGGAGATGCAGACGTCTGTGGTGAAGGGCCGCTTCATGGGGGACCCCTCACATGAGTACGAACACACCGAGCTGCAGAAGGTGAATGAGGGCGAAAAGGTCTTTGAAGAAGAAGTAGTGGTGAGTGAagacaagaggaggaggagggcccgAATGAAAGGGACCTGGGCCATCCAAACCCCAGCCCAATGCACACTGCAGCAGAAACAACGTTTATCATCACTGCCACTGGGGCCAGCTGGGCCTGGGGTGCTGGGTGTGTAAGGCCCTGTGCCACTGTGCCAGTCCCATTGCTTCATCCTCATAGCTCTGGGAAGTTGGTACCTTACTTTCCAGGGGGTAGAGAGGAGGCAACTGAaacatagagaggttaagtgacttgcccagggtaaCACCACTCCTGAGTGATGACAGGGTGGCAAAGTGGCTGGGCAGCTCTCAGGGGAGCCGTGCtacggggctggggctgggaagaaGGGGTGTGTGCTTTGCTCTGGGGCAAGGGGGTGTGCGCAGGTGcttatatttttgtataaatttgtattttactaGATAATACATTCACTTGGTTCACAATTCACAAAAAGTAATATAGTAAAGTTTCCCTCCTACCCTATCCACCAGTCACTCAGGTCGTCTTTCTGGGGGTCATTAATATAACCAACCgtgttgcatgtgtgtgtgtgtccaagtCTTGCCACTCAAAGTGCAGTCTGTATCGGAAGCATCACCATGCCCTGggagttagaaatgcagactcttgggCTGGCATCAGGATCTGAATTTTAACATGTCCCAAggggatttatttttaatttttattatttttaaaataagtttgtttatttttggccgcgctgggtcttcgttaatgcgcgcgggctttctctagttgcggcaagtgggggcttctcattgcggtggcttctcttgctgcagggcACGGGcactaggcgtgcaggctcagtagttgtggctcgcgggcttagttgctcttcggcatgggggatcttcctggaccagggctcgaacctgtgtcccctgcattggcaggcagattcttaaccactgtgccgccagggaagtccttccaaGGGGATTTAAATAtgcattaaagtttgagaatctctGCTTCCAGAGACATTTTATGCAAGTACAAACCTCAGCCAATACCTCACCCCGACATATTCTCTTtttagcttaaaaaacaaaagaaaacaaatggcagCATGTTATGCACACAgttctgcaccttgcttttttctcctaacaacatattttggagatttttttctacATCAGTGCCTTGAAGAACTTCCCTATTCTTTTTACCATTGTGTGAACGTACCATATTTAACCGGCGTCTCATTCATGGAAACGTCGGTTTCCAAGTTTTTAGCTCTGACAAGCGATGCCACAGTGAATAAGCTTGTGCATGCGTCATTTCCCATGCGTGCACTCGATTTGAAGGATCAACTCCTAGAAATGGGATTGTGCAGTAAAAAAATAACCAGCCCAAGTTCTGAAACTAGAGAAACCTGGGATTCAAAACCCAGCCTCTGCACTGGAACCCAGGTGATGCCGAAACTCTGGGTCTAGGTCTATGATGATTCAGCTGCAACCCCGTGCCCACCTGACAAACTTAACCTCCcctcagtttcattttctgtaGAATTGGGATCATTATGTTTACTTTGCAGGcttgtgcagattaaatgaggTGACATATTTAAAGCCCCTGGCCCAGACACTTATTAAGTATTAGTTTCGATCTCCTTTGTAATCAATTCTAGTCAGCAGCCCATGGGAAACAGGTGGTTGGGTGACTTTGGGGGCTCCCACTGACATGTTTTCCCTGTCAAGTGCTGCTTTTTCCCAAACATCTCTATGAAGTCCTTTTGTTCATGGTTGCCCTTGATACTGGTTATAATCAAATTTCATCTGCGTAAAAATAGTATGTGGTGATGCTTGAGAAATAATGTTAAGTCAAAGGGCAGGATATGAAACTATATAAACTGTAACTCtaattttcctttgaatataggcatagaaaaaaagaatagaaggaagTATACCAATATGTTATCAGCGATTACCTTTAGAAGGTGGGATTgagtggttttcattttcttaggtatattataaaatatttctctattacCCAGATAGTCTACAGTGAGCATGatagcttttatattttaaaaaggcaaaataagcaACATTAAAATATGATGATAGAATGGTTTGTTTCTGGAAAGGTACATAAAAAACCATTAacggtgtctgcccccagtaagGGCAATTTGGGGGccagggatgaagtgagagactttttttttttaagttttaaatattgcACTCATCACCAAtttaagaaaggaagggagggcggGAAGGCGAGGACTCACCATCGTGATTTTCCATGGACCTGGCTTCTACACTGTGGTGACCCAGATCAGATGGTCATGCTGAGGCCCTTGCACCAGGGGTGACCGGGCACAGCGCCCTGGCAGGACGGCTTGTCTCCTGTCTCCTCAGGTCCAGATCAAGGAAGAGACCCGCTTGGTGTCCATCATTGACCAGATCGACAAGGCTGTGGCTGTCATCCCCCGAGGTGCCCTCTTTAAGACCCCTTTTGGACCCATCCGTGTCAACCGGACCTTTGAAGGTGAATTCTCAGGCATCTCTTAGGGCCAGAAGGTATCTCTTCCTGAGCATAGTTGGACACATGCCTGGGAGTCCAGGGGAGACTGCCCACTTTCTCAGAGAAAGAATAGCTGTGGCCACATCACTTGGGAGGATGTGCCCAATGACCTGGTATCTGTGCTTGGCATGGGTACCCAGTCACTGGGCCCTGACTCGTTTATGCCTAAGGGTGGGGGAGCATCTGGCCACCTGGGTCTGGGGCTTTGTGTGGTGCTGGGCTCCCCGCATTTTCCTACGCTCCTCCTCCATGGTCTGTCCTCATTGCAGGATCTGAGCCAAGTTAGGGCTGAGAGAACACTGCTCCCTTTTCGCCCTTCAGTCCCCCGTCAGTAGCTGACTGAGTCCTCTGCAAGCCCCTCCACGTGGTCCCCAATCATAGAGGAAGGGGGCTGTGGGGTTTGGGGATGACCTTCACTTCCTACCTGCCGCCTCTTTTGTAGGACTGTCCTCGTCTGAAGCCAAGAAGCTCAGTTCCTACTTCCACTTCAGGGAGCCTGTTGAGCTGAAGAACAAGACCTTGCTTGAGAAGGCTGACCTGGACCCCTCCCTGGACTTCATGGACTCCTTGGAGCATGACATCCCCAAAGGTAACAGCCTGTTACTTGGAGGACATTGGATTCGCCCCAGGTCAGAGCAGTGGGCCACGCCACCTGCCATTCTCCTCTAAGAGTGGGACCTAAGGCCTGGGTGGGAACTGGGGGTTCACTGTGGGGCCTTGAGGGTGGGGCTTCCCCAGGGCCCAATACAGGGCTCAGCTCCTAGTAAACAGCTGGTAAGTGTTTGCGGACGAAAGGATTGTCTTCCGTGTGCTTCCACAGACAGGAAGTCTCTCagtgtttcttttgattttcctaCCAATCTTGAATGGAGGCAAATTGGGAATCTCCCCCCACCCAAAACATCTCTGAAAACACCCCTGAAAATACTAGCCATACATACATCGCAATGGTTAGTTTCAGGGTTAGatccagtgcttggcacacagctgGTGCTCAGTGACTGGGTGCTGACCGACCGGCTGAGGCCACCTGCTAAGGAAATGAGTTCTATACATTTGCCTCCTGTTATGTGGTTGTACTTTTTAATCGTAAAACATACAACTTCataggcctttttaaaaaaaaatatttatttggctgtgttgggtcttcattgctgcgtgtggtctttctctagttgcagcgagcgggggctactctctgttgcggtgcgtgggcttctcattgcggtggcttctcttgctgcggagcacaggctctaggtgcgcgggcttcagtagttgtggcacgtgggctcagtagttgtggctcgtgggctctagagcgcaggctcagcagttgtggcgcacgagtttagctgctccacggcatgtgggatcttcccggaccagggatcgaacccttgtcccctgcattggtaggtggattcttaaccaccgtgccaccagggaggtctccGGAGGCCTTATTGTGCTTCAGGTCCCACCTGGCCCAGGCATACAGCCAGCAGTTGGTGGAGTCACAGAGACCCCATTTCCTTCCTGGGGTCCACCAGTAGAGACGGGCATGTCCTTGGAAGATGTTCTTGCTTGGATGCTGCATCCCAGGAcaggtgccaggctctgggcatTCGGGGGCCAGACCCAAGGCACTGACTCAGCacccctgcttccttccctccccacgcTTGGTGTTCTGAGAACTGGAGGGATCTGTTGTTGATGATGGCAAAGATAATGATACTAGTAACTACTCATAAAAGCAATGACACTGCTTATCGTGTGCCAGACATTGTACTGTCCTTCCCATGCCTTATCTCATTTTAATCTTCACAGCTgacctatgaggtagatactattattatccccatcttatagatgaagaaacagaggctcagagttAAACCCAAGCACATAGTTAAGTGTTAGAGCATTAGACTCCAAGGCTCTGGCCTTAACTGTGGTGTCAAGTAGATGGTGTTTCATTTTAAGTGGACATTGGGAATGGCAGGACAATAGTCACCCCCACCACTAAGGGGAAACACTTCTGAGGAGCAATGAGCAACCCAGTCAGGCTGGAACTCAGGGTAGGGGTGGGACGGCAGTAGTCGTTAAAGGACAGGGCTCTGGAACCAGAAAGCCTGCGTTGGAATCCTGAATCTGCCGcatactagctgggtgacctcaggcaagtccctCAATGTCCTTGTGCCTCAATTTGTAAAAGGGGAATAATACTTCCTACCTCAttgggttgttatgagaattaaaggaGTTAACACATATACAAAACATTTATAATAGTGCTTAACATATTGAGTAAGGACtcaagtaaaaattaataattattactgATCTTGTTGTCGGTAGCAAAAAGGCCTTAGAGGTGGGTTGGGCAGGCCTAGGAGAGCCTAGGCCAAGGGGTAGGAGGCGTAGACCAAGGCAGTAGGAGCTGCTGGTGGCTCGTGAGCAGGTCTGTGATAACAAGGCAGTggtgcatggatggatggaaagggGCAAGCCAGGGATCTGGAGGCTGTTTCAGGGCTACTGCAGTGCCCCAGGGGCTGGGCCGCGGGTGCCAGGTGGGTAAGGCCTGCCAGCAAAGAGTGGCTACTCTGGCCTCCACCACATGGGGGCTCCAGAGTGAACCCTCCTTGGGCATAGAAAGGGGGGTCCTGCACCTCTGAGGGAGATGAAGAAGGTTTACTGGGGATGGGCATTTCTCAACCACCAGGCATACTTCCCAGATTCCCATTACCTCCTCCAATTCTTTGCTCCCCACCTGGCAAGGCCAGATGGGGCTGCACATCCCTGGTTGATAAAGGGAGCCAGGAACACTGTGGTGGTGGGACCTGGCGCCATGGGCTGAATGGTGGATGGAGAAAAGTCCTCTTAGAGCCCCTAATCTGGGGgcagcagcccctcctccctgatTCAGTGTGTGGCTGGAAAGCTCTGTCCGGTGCTGACTTCTCAGCCTTCTCACCTGCAGCAGGATGCTCCAGGGCCAGCGGATGAGGCGCTCCCTCCATAGCGCTGGGTGACTGGGGGGGGCTAACACAAGAGCGCCTCCTCCCCCTTGAGTCTAGACTTCTTGCCCTAACGGTGGGCCTTAGGGCTGAACCAACGATTCAACATCCCAGTCCCCCGCCCCCGCATGTTGCTTTCTCTGTAGTCCTGGAGCCTTAGGGGCTGAGGGCTCCTGATATCTCCTGTGTGTGGGCCTGAGGGGAGGGATGCTCCTGGCCTGACCTTGGGAAACCACAGCTTCTGGGCCTCCAGCTCCCTTCCTCCCAGAGCCAACACCAGAAAGCCTCCAGGAAGTCGGGCCCAGCTTTTTCTCATGATGTCTTGATGGGGGCCATGGTGTGGGGGTAAAGTGTGGATGGTCGGGGGAGGGCAGACACTCTGACTTTGCTCCCAGACTCCCTTCCTTATCTGCCAGTGAAAGAGCAAAAGGAGCGGCTGGGAGGCTGCCCCATCAGGCAGACAGCAGCCAGAATGGCTGCGCGGCCAAGTGAGGCCAAAATCCCGAGGAAGAGTTCCCTGGGACACCAGCACTGGCTGGAGGGGTGGAATCTGGGAGCCGTTTTCTGCCCAGGTAGGATCAGTTTCCTTTCTGGGTCTGAGGCAATTGTTCAGGGGAACTTCATGTCACCTGTGAGCAGGT is a window of Physeter macrocephalus isolate SW-GA chromosome 18, ASM283717v5, whole genome shotgun sequence DNA encoding:
- the RSPH9 gene encoding radial spoke head protein 9 homolog — translated: MDEESLLLSLELASGSGQGLSPDHRASLLTSLMLVKRDYRFDRVLFWGRILGLVADYYIAQGLSEDQLAPRKTLYSLNCMEWSLLPPATEEMEMQTSVVKGRFMGDPSHEYEHTELQKVNEGEKVFEEEVVVQIKEETRLVSIIDQIDKAVAVIPRGALFKTPFGPIRVNRTFEGLSSSEAKKLSSYFHFREPVELKNKTLLEKADLDPSLDFMDSLEHDIPKGSWSIQMERGNTLVVLRSLLWPGLTFYHAPRTKNYGYIYVGTGEKNIDLPFML